A section of the Pseudophryne corroboree isolate aPseCor3 chromosome 11, aPseCor3.hap2, whole genome shotgun sequence genome encodes:
- the LOC134970216 gene encoding protein kinase C delta type-like, with the protein MDPKKRKRPNNSGSATKELVAPNKRKKEEDVCEERGDVSKIILAGDIQVHEENKSTEIASKTLQRKRRRESSDESPTMSKMRKTSSGRTEDMLKRVASKRPSDRTGDSGTCKKKKEEEHHDSPGEGPSVPIIPLASGLRGIKRTHTSEETGHKRKRSAGASGISIVSTPESSAASHLLASLTFHKMLGEGAFGKVFLASHSTSKQRLAVKVIEKRKALNSIKKYSMCVEKEVLKITGESALFPHTYAAFHTPGHIFFVMEYLSGGDLFQLIQRRAPFDVPTIRFFAAEILCGLQFLHTRGIVHRDIKTDNILLDAAGHVKIADFGLSAMNVHGDKKISGQTGTLYYMAPEITCNLPYNTTVDLFSFGVVLFEMATGVYPFHAGDDSDEVMQSIRQDAPRYPSNLHPELRDILERLLCKDPEERQKLCSNIKCHPFFKSINWKQLETGRITPPFTMYPTPETMAEAIPVDDLLSPTESAISAEDESLFTGFSFTSDTWTTMNCIKQTTSRCIIL; encoded by the coding sequence ATGGATCCAAAAAAGAGAAAGCGACCAAATAACAGCGGGTCTGCTACAAAGGAGCTAGTGGCTCCTaacaagaggaagaaggaggaggatgtATGTGAGGAGAGAGGCGATGTTTCCAAAATCATATTGGCAGGAGACATCCAGGTGCATGAGGAGAACAAGTCAACTGAGATAGCATCAAAgactcttcaaaggaaaagaagaagAGAGTCATCAGATGAGTCTCCAACTATGAGCAAGATGAGAAAGACCAGCAGTGGCAGAACTGAGGACATGCTTAAGAGAGTGGCCTCTAAAAGACCCTCAGACAGGACAGGGGACAGTGGAACGtgtaagaaaaagaaagaggaggaACATCATGACAGTCCAGGCGAGGGACCCAGCGTGCCCATCATACCCCTGGCATCTGGACTGAGGGGCATAAAGAGAACTCACACAAGTGAGGAAACTGGCCACAAAAGGAAGAGATCTGCAGGTGCAAGTGGGATATCCATAGTCAGCACCCCAGAATcatcagctgcgtctcaccttCTGGCTAGTTTGACCTTCCACAAAATGCTTGGAGAGGGCGCCTTCGGGAAGGTGTTCCTAGCTTCCCATTCCACCAGCAAACAGCGTCTGGCAGTGAAAGTAATAGAAAAGAGGAAAGCATTGAACAGCATTAAGAAATACTCCATGTGTGTAGAGAAGGAGGTGCTGAAAATAACTGGGGAGAGTGCACTCTTCCCGCACACATATGCAGCGTTCCACACCCCGGGCCATATATTCTTTGTAATGGAGTACCTGAGTGGGGGAGACCTCTTCCAATTAATACAGAGAAGAGCCCCATTTGATGTCCCTACTATCAGgttttttgcagcagaaatacTCTGTGGGCTGCAGTTCCTTCACACAAGAGGCATTGTCCACAGGGACATTAAGACAGACAATATACTTCTGGATGCAGCTGGCCATGTGAAAATTGCAGATTTTGGCCTCTCTGCCATGAATGTCCATGGTGATAAGAAAATCTCAGGACAAACTGGGACTCTGTATTACATGGCCCCAGAGATTACCTGTAACCTCCCATATAACACCACGGTAGACCTCTTTTCATTCGGGGTAGTATTATTTGAAATGGCTACCGGAGTATACCCCTTTCATGCTGGCGATGATTCTGACGAGGTTATGCAGTCTATCAGGCAAGATGCTCCACGCTATCCGAGCAATCTCCATCCAGAGCTTAGGGACATCCTTGAAAGACTCTTATGCAAAGACCCAGAGGAAAGGCAGAAACTCTGTAGTAACATCAAATGTCATCCATTCTTCAAGTCCATAAACTGGAAGCAACTAGAGACCGGCAGGATAACTCCCCCATTTACCATGTATCCTACCCCAGAGACAATGGCTGAAGCTATACCGGTGGATGACCTTCTCTCACctacagaatctgcaatatctgcagaGGATGAGAGCCTGTTCACAGGATTCTCCTTTACCAGTGACACATGGACAACAATGAACTGCATAAAGCAAACTACCAGCCGCTGCATCATCCTCTAG
- the LOC134970217 gene encoding protein kinase C delta type-like, producing MDPKKRKRPNNSGSATKELVAPNKRKKEEDVCEERGDVSKIILAGDIQVHEENKSTEIASKTLQRKRTRESSDESPTMSKMRKTSSGRTEDMLKRVASKRPSDRTGDSGTCKKKKEEEHHDNPDEGPSVPIIPLASGLRGIKRTHTSEETGHKRKRSAGASGISIASTPESSAASHLLASLTFHKMLGEGAFGKVFLASHSTSKQRLAVKVIEKRKALNSIKKYSMCVEKEVLKITGENALFPHTYAAFHTPGHIFFVMEYLSGGDLFQLIQRRAPFDVPTIRFFAAEILCGLQFLHTRGIVHRDIKTDNILLDAAGHVKIADFGLSAMNVHGDKKISGQTGTLYYMAPEITCNLPYNTTVDLFSFGVVLFEMATGVYPFHAGDDSDEVMESIRQDAPRYPSNLHPELRDILERLLCKDPEERQKLCSNIKCHPFFKSINWKQLETGRITPPFTMYPTPETMAEAIPVDDLLSPTESAISAEDESLFTGFSFTSDTWTAMNCEKQNTSRCIIL from the coding sequence ATGGATCCAAAAAAGAGAAAGCGACCAAATAACAGCGGGTCTGCTACAAAGGAGCTAGTGGCTCCTaacaagaggaagaaggaggaggatgtATGTGAGGAGAGAGGCGATGTTTCCAAAATCATATTGGCAGGAGACATCCAGGTGCATGAGGAGAACAAGTCAACTGAGATAGCATCAAAgactcttcaaaggaaaagaacaagAGAGTCATCAGATGAGTCTCCAACTATGAGCAAGATGAGAAAGACCAGCAGTGGCAGAACTGAGGACATGCTTAAGAGAGTGGCCTCTAAAAGACCCTCAGACAGGACAGGGGACAGTGGAACGtgtaagaaaaagaaagaggaggaACATCATGACAATCCAGACGAGGGACCCAGCGTGCCCATCATACCCCTGGCATCTGGACTGAGGGGCATAAAGAGAACTCACACAAGTGAGGAAACTGGCCACAAAAGGAAGAGATCCGCAGGTGCAAGTGGGATATCCATAGCCAGCACCCCAGAATcatcagctgcgtctcaccttCTGGCTAGTTTGACCTTCCACAAAATGCTTGGAGAGGGCGCCTTCGGGAAGGTGTTCCTAGCTTCCCATTCCACCAGCAAACAGCGTCTGGCAGTGAAAGTAATAGAAAAGAGGAAAGCATTGAACAGCATTAAGAAATACTCCATGTGTGTAGAGAAAGAGGTGCTGAAAATAACTGGGGAGAATGCACTCTTCCCGCACACATATGCAGCGTTCCACACCCCGGGCCATATATTCTTTGTAATGGAGTACCTGAGTGGGGGAGACCTCTTCCAATTAATACAGAGAAGAGCCCCATTTGATGTCCCTACTATCAGgttttttgcagcagaaatacTCTGTGGGCTGCAGTTCCTTCACACAAGAGGCATTGTCCACAGGGACATTAAGACAGACAATATACTTCTGGATGCAGCTGGCCATGTGAAAATTGCAGATTTTGGCCTCTCTGCCATGAATGTCCATGGTGATAAGAAAATCTCAGGACAAACTGGGACTCTGTATTACATGGCCCCAGAGATTACCTGTAACCTCCCATATAACACCACGGTAGACCTCTTTTCATTCGGGGTAGTATTATTTGAAATGGCTACCGGAGTATACCCCTTTCATGCTGGCGATGATTCTGACGAGGTTATGGAGTCTATCAGGCAAGATGCTCCACGCTATCCGAGCAATCTCCATCCAGAGCTTAGGGACATCCTTGAAAGACTCTTATGCAAAGACCCAGAGGAAAGGCAGAAACTCTGTAGTAACATCAAATGTCATCCATTCTTCAAGTCCATAAACTGGAAGCAACTAGAGACCGGCAGGATAACTCCCCCATTTACCATGTATCCTACCCCAGAGACAATGGCTGAAGCTATACCGGTGGATGACCTTCTCTCACctacagaatctgcaatatctgcagaGGATGAGAGCCTGTTTACAGGATTCTCCTTTACCAGTGACACATGGACAGCAATGAACTGCGAAAAACAAAATACCAGCCGCTGCATCATCCTCTAG